Proteins encoded in a region of the Sander lucioperca isolate FBNREF2018 chromosome 18, SLUC_FBN_1.2, whole genome shotgun sequence genome:
- the l2hgdh gene encoding L-2-hydroxyglutarate dehydrogenase, mitochondrial isoform X1: MIRTLSVATFKSVVGAAKPVKDITTRRLHSTYDVAVVGGGIVGLATVRELILRHPSLSFILLEKEKELAVHQSGHNSGVIHSGIYYTPGSLKARLCVRGATLAYEYCEKKGLPYKKCGKLIVAVEQEEIPRLQALYERGMKNNVRDLSIVDAKGIREREPYCRGIMALDSPYTGIVDWRMVALRYGQDFKEAGGTVVTESEVNDISMVTESPAGSTEGMKYPIVIRDKKGNEVRCRYVLTCGGLYSDRLSQISGCSREPRIVPFRGDYLVLKPEKHYLVKGNIYPVPDPRFPFLGVHFTPRMDGGVWLGPNAVLAFKREGYKVYDFNARDFADALSFRGLQKLVMRNITYGIGEMYRGVFIGAQVKILQKYIPELSRSDVLRGPAGVRAQALDRDGNLVDDFVFDGGVGDVGSRVLHVRNAPSPAATSSLAIAEMIADEVESRFAL; this comes from the exons CACATATGACGTGGCCGTGGTGGGAGGTGGCATCGTTGGCCTGGCAACAGTCAGAGAGCTCATTCTGCGACACCCGTCCCTCAGCTTCATCCTgctggagaaagaaaaagagcttG CTGTGCACCAGAGTGGGCACAACAGTGGAGTCATTCACAGCGGCATCTACTACACGCCAGGGTCGCTGAAGGCCCGTCTGTGTGTCCGAGGAGCCACTTTAGCCTACGAGTACTGTGAGAAGAAAGGACTCCCTTACAAGAAGTGTGGAAAG CTTATCGTGGCTGTGGAGCAGGAGGAGATACCCAGACTGCAAGCTCTATATGAGCGCGGCATGAAGAACAATGTGCGTGACCTCAGTATTGTCGACGCCAAGGGAATCCGAGAGCGAGAGCCATACTGCAGG GGTATAATGGCCTTGGACTCGCCCTACACTGGCATCGTGGACTGGAGGATGGTGGCTCTCAGGTACGGCCAAGACTTTAAGGAGGCAGGCGGCACGGTGGTGACCGAATCTGAGGTCAATGACATTTCCATGGTCACAGAGAGTCCAGCTGGGAGCACTGAAG GAATGAAATACCCAATCGTAATCAGAGACAAAAAG GGTAACGAGGTGCGTTGCCGTTACGTCCTGACCTGTGGGGGCCTGTACTCAGATCGCCTGTCGCAGATATCTGGATGCAGTCGGGAGCCGCGGATCGTCCCCTTCAGAGGAGATTATTTGGTCCTGAAGCCAGAGAAACACTATCTGGTCAAGGGAAATATCTACCCT GTCCCTGACCCTCGTTTCCCTTTCCTTGGAGTTCACTTCACCCCGAGGATGGATGGAGGTGTTTGGCTCGGCCCCAACGCCGTCCTCGCCTTCAAAAGGGAGGGATACAAAGTGTACGACTTCAATGCTCGAGACTTTGCAGATGCGCTCTCATTCAG GGGCCTTCAGAAGCTGGTGATGAGGAACATAACGTACGGGATCGGAGAAATGTATCGAGGGGTTTTCATTGGTGCACAGGTTAAAATTCTGCAGAAGTACATCCCTGAACTCTCGCGGAGTGACGTGCTTAG GGGTCCTGCAGGAGTCCGAGCTCAGGCTCTCGACCGAGACGGAAATCTCGTGGACGACTTTGTGTTTGACGGCGGGGTCGGGGACGTGGGCAGTCGGGTGCTCCATGTGCGGAACGCTCCCTCGCCTGCGGCCACCTCCTCCCTCGCTATCGCTGAAATGATCGCAGATGAGGTGGAGAGTCGCTTCGCGCTGTAG
- the l2hgdh gene encoding L-2-hydroxyglutarate dehydrogenase, mitochondrial isoform X2, with amino-acid sequence MRGITFSTYDVAVVGGGIVGLATVRELILRHPSLSFILLEKEKELAVHQSGHNSGVIHSGIYYTPGSLKARLCVRGATLAYEYCEKKGLPYKKCGKLIVAVEQEEIPRLQALYERGMKNNVRDLSIVDAKGIREREPYCRGIMALDSPYTGIVDWRMVALRYGQDFKEAGGTVVTESEVNDISMVTESPAGSTEGMKYPIVIRDKKGNEVRCRYVLTCGGLYSDRLSQISGCSREPRIVPFRGDYLVLKPEKHYLVKGNIYPVPDPRFPFLGVHFTPRMDGGVWLGPNAVLAFKREGYKVYDFNARDFADALSFRGLQKLVMRNITYGIGEMYRGVFIGAQVKILQKYIPELSRSDVLRGPAGVRAQALDRDGNLVDDFVFDGGVGDVGSRVLHVRNAPSPAATSSLAIAEMIADEVESRFAL; translated from the exons CACATATGACGTGGCCGTGGTGGGAGGTGGCATCGTTGGCCTGGCAACAGTCAGAGAGCTCATTCTGCGACACCCGTCCCTCAGCTTCATCCTgctggagaaagaaaaagagcttG CTGTGCACCAGAGTGGGCACAACAGTGGAGTCATTCACAGCGGCATCTACTACACGCCAGGGTCGCTGAAGGCCCGTCTGTGTGTCCGAGGAGCCACTTTAGCCTACGAGTACTGTGAGAAGAAAGGACTCCCTTACAAGAAGTGTGGAAAG CTTATCGTGGCTGTGGAGCAGGAGGAGATACCCAGACTGCAAGCTCTATATGAGCGCGGCATGAAGAACAATGTGCGTGACCTCAGTATTGTCGACGCCAAGGGAATCCGAGAGCGAGAGCCATACTGCAGG GGTATAATGGCCTTGGACTCGCCCTACACTGGCATCGTGGACTGGAGGATGGTGGCTCTCAGGTACGGCCAAGACTTTAAGGAGGCAGGCGGCACGGTGGTGACCGAATCTGAGGTCAATGACATTTCCATGGTCACAGAGAGTCCAGCTGGGAGCACTGAAG GAATGAAATACCCAATCGTAATCAGAGACAAAAAG GGTAACGAGGTGCGTTGCCGTTACGTCCTGACCTGTGGGGGCCTGTACTCAGATCGCCTGTCGCAGATATCTGGATGCAGTCGGGAGCCGCGGATCGTCCCCTTCAGAGGAGATTATTTGGTCCTGAAGCCAGAGAAACACTATCTGGTCAAGGGAAATATCTACCCT GTCCCTGACCCTCGTTTCCCTTTCCTTGGAGTTCACTTCACCCCGAGGATGGATGGAGGTGTTTGGCTCGGCCCCAACGCCGTCCTCGCCTTCAAAAGGGAGGGATACAAAGTGTACGACTTCAATGCTCGAGACTTTGCAGATGCGCTCTCATTCAG GGGCCTTCAGAAGCTGGTGATGAGGAACATAACGTACGGGATCGGAGAAATGTATCGAGGGGTTTTCATTGGTGCACAGGTTAAAATTCTGCAGAAGTACATCCCTGAACTCTCGCGGAGTGACGTGCTTAG GGGTCCTGCAGGAGTCCGAGCTCAGGCTCTCGACCGAGACGGAAATCTCGTGGACGACTTTGTGTTTGACGGCGGGGTCGGGGACGTGGGCAGTCGGGTGCTCCATGTGCGGAACGCTCCCTCGCCTGCGGCCACCTCCTCCCTCGCTATCGCTGAAATGATCGCAGATGAGGTGGAGAGTCGCTTCGCGCTGTAG